In one Mycobacterium sp. NBC_00419 genomic region, the following are encoded:
- the pyk gene encoding pyruvate kinase, whose translation MTRRGKIVCTLGPATSTDESVKALVEVGMDVARLNFSHGDYVDHEAAYNRVRKASNSTGRAVGILADLQGPKIRLGRFAEGPTYWANGETVRITVEDCEGTHDRVSTTYKQLSKDAQPGDRLLIDDGKVALVVEHIDGDDVVCTVTEGGPVSNNKGLSLPGMNVSVPALSEKDIDDLEFALRLGVDLVALSFVRSPADAELVHEVMDRVGRRVPVIAKLEKPEAVDNLEAIVLAFDAVMVARGDLGVELPLEEVPLVQKRAIQMARENAKPVIVATQMLESMIENSRPTRAEASDVANAVMDGADAVMLSGETSVGKFPLEAVRTMARIISAVEDNSTAAPPLTHVPRTKRGVISYAARDIGERLDAKALVAFTQSGDTVRRLARLHTPLPLLAFTALPEVRSQLAMTWGTETFIVPHMKQTDDMIRQVDHSLLQLGRYKRGDLVVIVAGAPPGTVGSTNLIHVHRIGEDDH comes from the coding sequence GTGACTAGACGCGGCAAGATTGTCTGTACTCTCGGCCCGGCCACGAGCACCGATGAGTCGGTGAAGGCTCTCGTCGAGGTGGGCATGGACGTCGCCCGCCTGAACTTCAGCCACGGCGACTATGTCGACCATGAGGCCGCCTATAACCGGGTTCGCAAAGCGTCGAATTCCACGGGCCGCGCGGTCGGTATCCTCGCCGATCTTCAGGGCCCCAAAATTCGGCTCGGCCGGTTCGCCGAGGGCCCGACTTATTGGGCGAACGGCGAGACTGTCCGCATCACGGTCGAAGACTGCGAAGGCACCCACGATCGGGTGTCGACCACCTACAAGCAGTTGTCCAAGGATGCCCAGCCGGGGGACCGGTTGCTCATCGACGACGGCAAGGTCGCCCTGGTGGTCGAGCACATCGACGGCGACGACGTGGTCTGCACCGTCACCGAGGGCGGCCCGGTGAGCAACAACAAGGGTCTGTCGCTGCCCGGGATGAACGTGTCGGTGCCCGCCTTGTCGGAGAAGGACATCGACGATCTCGAGTTCGCGCTGCGCCTCGGGGTGGACCTGGTGGCGCTGTCGTTCGTCCGGTCGCCCGCCGACGCCGAACTGGTGCACGAGGTGATGGACCGGGTGGGCCGGCGTGTCCCGGTGATCGCGAAGCTGGAGAAGCCCGAGGCAGTCGACAATCTCGAAGCGATCGTGCTGGCCTTCGATGCGGTGATGGTCGCCCGCGGTGACCTGGGCGTCGAGTTGCCTCTCGAAGAGGTGCCGCTGGTGCAGAAGCGGGCCATCCAGATGGCCCGGGAGAACGCCAAGCCGGTGATCGTGGCCACCCAGATGCTCGAGTCGATGATCGAGAACTCCCGCCCGACCCGCGCCGAGGCCTCCGACGTCGCCAACGCGGTAATGGACGGCGCCGACGCGGTGATGCTGTCCGGCGAGACCTCGGTGGGCAAGTTCCCGCTCGAGGCGGTGCGCACGATGGCCAGGATCATCTCGGCCGTCGAGGACAATTCCACCGCGGCCCCGCCGTTGACCCACGTGCCCCGCACCAAACGTGGCGTCATCTCCTATGCCGCCCGCGACATCGGCGAACGCCTCGACGCCAAGGCGCTGGTGGCCTTCACCCAGTCCGGCGACACCGTGCGCAGGCTGGCCCGGCTGCACACCCCGCTGCCGTTGCTGGCGTTCACGGCGCTGCCGGAGGTCCGCAGCCAGCTGGCGATGACCTGGGGAACCGAGACGTTCATCGTTCCGCACATGAAGCAGACCGACGACATGATCCGTCAGGTCGACCATTCCCTGCTGCAGCTGGGCCGCTACAAGCGCGGTGATCTGGTTGTCATCGTCGCTGGTGCTCCGCCGGGCACAGTAGGCTCGACGAACCTGATCCACGTCCACCGCATCGGTGAGGACGACCACTAG
- a CDS encoding bifunctional lysylphosphatidylglycerol flippase/synthetase MprF has translation MTEPPLQVAPRLRARERVVVHVDSPAARWIGALGLLIAAGWLVMLLARSHHPANWHADGRLAWSLTILAAVTFIARGIFLGRPVTAAHAAAAAVAVLAGFGAHIVASDVLGNVVIASSGLVLMWPTTVRPQPEELSRIWALVSQTCGDPVAPFAMLASKSYHFTVDGTAAIAYRTRLGYAVVSGDPIGDDTRFEELVADFVTMCHAHGWRVVILGCSQRRLGLWTDPATVGQTLRPVPIGRDVVIDVATFDMVGRRFRNLRQAVQRTRNFGITTEIVAEQELDDGQIAELSDILLSSAKGSRTERGFSMILDGALTGRYPGILLIVARDASGRVQGFHRYALAGGGSDVTLDVPWRRRGAPNGIDERLSVDMIAAMKEAGAQRLSLAFAAFPEIFNDKERGSLSSFFYTAIHLGDSLIALESLYRYLRKFHALGDRRYVLLSFGQVLPLLVVLLSLEFMPRRRQFTAAMASASASR, from the coding sequence ATGACCGAACCGCCGCTGCAGGTCGCGCCGCGCCTGCGTGCTCGTGAGCGGGTGGTCGTCCACGTCGATTCGCCGGCAGCCCGCTGGATCGGGGCACTCGGGCTCCTGATCGCGGCCGGCTGGCTGGTCATGCTGCTGGCCCGTTCGCACCACCCCGCGAATTGGCACGCCGACGGCCGGCTGGCCTGGTCCCTGACGATCCTGGCCGCGGTCACCTTCATCGCGCGGGGCATCTTCCTGGGCCGGCCGGTGACTGCCGCGCACGCCGCCGCCGCTGCGGTAGCGGTGCTGGCGGGCTTCGGCGCCCACATCGTGGCCTCTGACGTGCTGGGCAACGTCGTGATCGCTTCGTCCGGGCTGGTGTTGATGTGGCCCACCACAGTGCGGCCCCAGCCCGAGGAGTTGTCGCGGATCTGGGCGCTGGTCTCGCAGACCTGCGGTGATCCGGTGGCACCCTTCGCGATGCTGGCGAGCAAGAGTTACCACTTCACCGTGGACGGCACGGCTGCCATCGCCTACCGAACCCGGCTGGGCTATGCGGTGGTCAGCGGGGACCCGATCGGTGACGACACCCGCTTCGAGGAACTCGTCGCCGACTTCGTGACGATGTGCCACGCGCACGGCTGGCGGGTCGTGATTCTGGGCTGCAGTCAACGCCGTCTCGGACTGTGGACCGATCCGGCGACGGTCGGCCAGACGCTGCGCCCGGTGCCGATCGGCCGTGACGTGGTGATCGACGTCGCCACGTTCGACATGGTCGGGCGCCGATTCCGCAATCTGCGCCAGGCCGTGCAGCGCACCCGCAACTTCGGGATCACCACCGAGATCGTCGCCGAACAGGAACTCGACGACGGCCAGATCGCCGAACTGAGCGACATCCTGCTGTCGTCGGCCAAGGGCTCCCGAACCGAGCGCGGCTTCTCGATGATCCTCGACGGCGCCCTCACCGGCCGCTATCCGGGCATCCTTCTCATCGTCGCGCGGGATGCGTCCGGGCGGGTGCAGGGCTTTCACCGCTACGCGCTGGCCGGTGGTGGCAGCGACGTCACGCTCGACGTGCCATGGCGCCGGCGCGGCGCACCCAACGGGATCGACGAGCGACTGTCGGTCGACATGATCGCGGCAATGAAAGAAGCTGGTGCGCAACGGCTTTCACTGGCGTTTGCGGCATTCCCGGAGATCTTCAACGACAAGGAACGTGGGTCGCTGAGCAGCTTCTTCTACACCGCGATCCATCTTGGCGACTCGCTGATCGCGCTGGAGTCCTTGTACCGCTACCTGCGCAAGTTCCACGCGCTGGGTGATCGCCGCTATGTGCTGCTGTCCTTCGGGCAGGTACTGCCGCTGCTGGTGGTGTTGCTGTCGCTGGAGTTCATGCCACGCCGGCGGCAGTTCACCGCCGCTATGGCGTCGGCGTCAGCGTCACGCTGA
- the gltB gene encoding glutamate synthase large subunit, producing MLYSALPEAQGLYDPQNESDSCGVAMVADIQGRRSHAIVNDGLVALEHLEHRGAAGAEPNSGDGAGILLQLPVELLRDVVGFALPEPSADGANTFAAGICFLPQDPEARRAASERVEEIVRDEGLEVLGWRAVPVDPDGAEVGATAVGCMPYMSMLFVAAPDRGGLRPAGIDLDRLVYPARKRAEQQDVYFPSLSSRTMAYKGMLTTMQLPKYFPDLRDERCASAIAIVHSRFSTNTFPSWPLAHPFRFVAHNGEINTVRGNRNRMHAREAMLASSTIKGDMARLSPICTPEASDSASFDQVLELLHLGGRSLPHAVMMMIPEAWENNTTMDPARRAFCQYHASLMEPWDGPACVTFTDGTVVGAVLDRNGLRPGRWWRTIDDRVILASESGVLDIPSGEVVAKGRLEPGKMFLIDTAAGRIVSDDEIKGQLAAAEPYAEWLHAGLLDLKTLPARCRVQPNHESVVRRQIAFGYTEEDLRILLTPMAASGQEPLGSMGTDTPPAVLSQRSKLIYDYFVELFAQVTNPPLDAIREEIVTSMARVMGPEQNLLAPTAASCRQILLHWPVLDNDELSRIVHINDDGEQPGLKTAVLRALYDVERGGEGLAEAIEDLRRRASKAIAKGARTLVISDRDSDHTRAPIPSLLAVSAVHHHLVRTKQRTTVALVVESGDAREVHHIALLIGYGAAAVNPYLAFESIEDLIREGELTGIEAPTAVRNYLKALGKGVMKVMSKMGISTVGSYTGAQAFEAIGLSKEVVDEYLTGTVSQIGGIGLEVIAEEVKLRHRRAYPENPTERVHRRLEVGGEYQFRREGELHLFTPETVFLLQHSTRTGRHEVFAKYSEEVNRLSREGGTLRGLFSFKADLRPPVPLDEVESVDSICARFNTGAMSYGSISKEAHETMAIAMNNLGGRSNSGEGGEDADRLYDPRRRSAVKQVASGRFGVTSDYLVNASDIQIKMAQGAKPGEGGQLPGFKVYPSIAKTRHSTPGVGLISPPPHHDIYSIEDLAQLIHDLKNANSQARIHVKLVSSVGVGTVAAGVSKAHADVVLISGYDGGTGAAPLTSLKHAGAPWEIGLADTQQTLMLNGLRDRITVQCDGGLRTARDVVIAALLGAEEFGFSTAPLVVAGCIMMRVCHLDTCPVGVATQNPELRERFNGKPEFVENFFRFIAEDVRKMLAELGFRSIDEAVGHAEVLDTDTAVAHWKSEGLDLSPIFAVPSDAHGEPLTQRRRTRDQDHGLDQALDRTLIALAEGALEDAHPVRLELPVRNVNRTVGTLLGSEVTRRYGSQGLPDDTIHVTLTGSAGQSIGAFLPPGITLELIGDANDYVGKGLSGGRVIVRPPDDVLFLPEDNVIAGNTLLYGATSGELYLRGRVGERFAARNSGALAVTEGVGDHACEYMTGGRVVVLGLTGRNFAAGMSGGIAFVLGLDPSKVNTAMVELQRPEPDDLVWLRDAVTHHARYTGSTLARSVLSDWPRRSSQFTKIMPTDYQKVLEATRMAKAEGRDVDTAIMEATRG from the coding sequence ATGCTGTATTCGGCACTTCCGGAAGCGCAGGGTCTCTACGACCCCCAGAACGAGTCCGACTCGTGCGGTGTTGCGATGGTCGCCGACATCCAGGGCCGACGCTCGCACGCCATCGTCAACGACGGTCTGGTCGCGCTGGAGCACCTCGAACATCGCGGCGCGGCCGGAGCCGAACCCAACAGCGGCGACGGTGCCGGCATCCTGCTGCAACTGCCCGTCGAACTACTGCGCGACGTGGTGGGCTTCGCGCTGCCCGAGCCCTCCGCGGACGGCGCCAATACCTTTGCCGCCGGCATCTGCTTCCTGCCGCAAGACCCCGAGGCCAGGCGGGCCGCCTCCGAGCGGGTCGAAGAGATCGTGCGCGACGAGGGCCTGGAGGTCCTGGGCTGGCGGGCCGTCCCAGTCGATCCCGACGGCGCCGAAGTCGGTGCGACCGCGGTGGGCTGCATGCCCTATATGTCGATGCTCTTCGTCGCTGCCCCCGACCGCGGTGGCCTGCGCCCAGCGGGTATCGATCTCGATCGGCTGGTCTACCCAGCTCGCAAGCGTGCCGAGCAGCAAGACGTGTACTTCCCGTCGCTGTCCAGTCGCACCATGGCCTACAAAGGCATGCTCACCACGATGCAGCTGCCCAAGTACTTTCCGGATCTGCGTGACGAGCGCTGTGCGAGCGCGATCGCGATTGTGCACAGCCGCTTCTCCACGAATACCTTCCCGTCCTGGCCGCTGGCCCACCCGTTCCGCTTCGTGGCCCACAACGGCGAGATCAACACCGTGCGCGGCAACCGCAACCGCATGCACGCCCGCGAGGCGATGCTGGCCAGCTCCACCATCAAGGGCGATATGGCCCGGCTCTCGCCGATCTGCACCCCTGAAGCCTCAGACTCGGCCTCCTTCGACCAGGTTCTGGAACTGCTGCACCTCGGCGGGCGCAGCCTGCCGCATGCGGTGATGATGATGATCCCGGAGGCCTGGGAGAACAACACCACCATGGATCCGGCCCGCCGGGCGTTCTGTCAGTACCACGCCTCGCTGATGGAGCCGTGGGACGGGCCGGCCTGCGTGACGTTCACCGACGGCACGGTGGTCGGCGCGGTGTTGGACCGCAACGGTTTACGGCCCGGCCGGTGGTGGCGCACCATTGACGACCGGGTGATCCTGGCCAGCGAGAGTGGTGTGCTGGACATCCCGTCGGGCGAGGTCGTCGCCAAGGGCCGGCTGGAGCCCGGCAAGATGTTCCTCATCGACACCGCCGCCGGGCGCATCGTGTCCGACGACGAGATCAAGGGCCAACTGGCCGCCGCGGAACCGTACGCGGAGTGGCTGCACGCGGGCCTGCTCGATCTGAAGACGCTGCCCGCCCGCTGCCGTGTGCAGCCCAACCACGAGTCGGTGGTTCGCCGCCAGATCGCCTTCGGCTACACCGAAGAGGACCTGCGAATCCTGCTCACCCCGATGGCGGCCTCCGGTCAGGAGCCGCTCGGCTCGATGGGCACCGACACCCCGCCCGCTGTTCTGTCGCAGCGTTCCAAACTGATCTACGACTACTTCGTGGAACTGTTCGCGCAGGTGACCAATCCGCCTCTGGACGCGATCCGCGAAGAGATCGTCACCTCCATGGCCCGCGTGATGGGGCCCGAGCAGAACCTGCTGGCCCCCACCGCGGCATCCTGCCGCCAGATCCTGCTGCACTGGCCCGTCCTCGACAACGACGAGCTGAGCCGGATCGTCCACATCAACGACGACGGTGAGCAGCCCGGCCTGAAAACCGCCGTGCTGCGCGCGCTCTACGACGTCGAGCGTGGCGGCGAGGGGTTGGCCGAGGCCATCGAGGACCTGCGCCGCCGCGCGTCCAAGGCGATCGCCAAAGGTGCTCGCACCCTGGTCATCTCAGATCGCGACTCGGATCACACCCGCGCGCCGATTCCATCGCTGCTGGCGGTCTCGGCCGTACACCATCACCTGGTGCGCACCAAGCAGCGCACCACGGTGGCCCTGGTGGTCGAAAGCGGTGACGCCCGCGAGGTTCACCACATCGCCCTGCTCATCGGCTACGGCGCCGCGGCGGTCAACCCGTATCTGGCGTTCGAGTCCATCGAGGACCTCATCCGTGAGGGCGAACTCACCGGCATCGAGGCACCCACCGCAGTCCGCAACTACCTCAAGGCGCTCGGCAAGGGTGTCATGAAGGTGATGAGCAAGATGGGTATCTCCACCGTCGGGTCCTACACCGGCGCACAGGCTTTCGAGGCCATTGGGCTGAGCAAGGAAGTCGTCGACGAGTACCTGACCGGTACGGTCAGCCAGATCGGCGGTATCGGGCTCGAGGTGATTGCCGAGGAGGTCAAGCTGCGCCATCGGCGGGCCTACCCGGAGAACCCCACCGAGCGGGTGCATCGCCGCCTCGAGGTCGGCGGCGAATACCAGTTCCGGCGCGAGGGCGAGCTGCACCTGTTCACCCCGGAAACTGTTTTCCTGCTTCAGCATTCGACCCGCACGGGACGCCACGAGGTGTTCGCCAAGTACTCCGAGGAGGTCAACCGGCTCTCCCGTGAAGGCGGCACCTTGCGCGGGCTGTTCAGCTTCAAAGCCGATCTACGCCCGCCCGTTCCGCTGGACGAGGTGGAGTCCGTCGACTCGATCTGCGCCCGGTTCAACACCGGGGCGATGAGCTACGGCTCGATCTCCAAGGAAGCCCACGAGACCATGGCCATCGCCATGAACAACCTCGGCGGGCGCTCCAACAGCGGCGAGGGCGGCGAGGATGCCGACCGGCTCTACGACCCGCGGCGGCGCAGCGCCGTCAAGCAGGTCGCCTCCGGGCGGTTCGGTGTCACCAGCGACTACCTGGTGAACGCCAGCGACATCCAGATCAAGATGGCCCAGGGCGCCAAGCCTGGTGAGGGCGGTCAGCTGCCCGGGTTCAAGGTCTATCCGAGCATCGCCAAGACGCGCCATTCCACCCCCGGTGTCGGTCTGATCTCCCCGCCACCGCACCATGACATCTACTCCATCGAGGATCTGGCGCAGCTGATCCACGACCTCAAGAACGCGAACTCGCAGGCCCGCATTCACGTCAAACTGGTGAGCTCGGTCGGTGTCGGCACGGTCGCCGCCGGGGTCTCCAAGGCCCATGCCGACGTCGTGCTGATCTCCGGGTACGACGGCGGCACCGGCGCGGCTCCGCTGACCAGCCTCAAGCACGCCGGCGCACCGTGGGAGATCGGCCTGGCCGACACTCAGCAGACCTTGATGCTCAACGGACTTCGCGACCGCATCACCGTGCAGTGCGACGGCGGCCTGCGTACCGCCCGCGACGTGGTGATCGCCGCACTGCTCGGGGCCGAGGAGTTCGGCTTCTCCACCGCTCCGCTGGTGGTGGCGGGGTGCATCATGATGCGGGTCTGCCACCTCGACACCTGCCCGGTCGGCGTTGCCACCCAGAACCCCGAACTGCGGGAACGATTCAACGGCAAACCGGAATTCGTTGAGAACTTCTTCCGCTTCATCGCCGAGGACGTCCGAAAGATGCTCGCCGAGTTGGGATTCCGCAGCATCGACGAGGCGGTCGGCCATGCCGAGGTACTCGACACCGACACCGCGGTCGCGCATTGGAAGAGTGAAGGTCTGGATCTGAGCCCGATCTTCGCCGTCCCGTCCGACGCGCACGGCGAACCGCTGACCCAGCGCCGCCGCACCCGCGATCAGGATCACGGTCTGGACCAGGCGCTGGATCGCACCCTGATCGCACTGGCCGAGGGCGCCCTCGAGGATGCCCATCCGGTACGGCTCGAACTGCCGGTGCGCAACGTCAACCGGACGGTGGGAACCCTGCTGGGCTCGGAGGTCACCCGGCGCTACGGCTCTCAGGGCCTGCCCGACGACACCATCCACGTCACCCTCACCGGGTCGGCGGGCCAGTCGATCGGAGCCTTCCTGCCCCCGGGCATCACGCTCGAACTCATCGGTGACGCCAATGACTACGTGGGCAAGGGACTGTCCGGCGGCCGGGTGATCGTGCGACCGCCCGACGACGTGTTGTTCCTGCCGGAGGACAACGTCATCGCCGGCAACACCCTGCTCTACGGAGCCACCTCCGGTGAGCTGTATCTGCGGGGCCGGGTCGGAGAGCGCTTTGCCGCCCGCAACTCCGGTGCTCTCGCGGTGACCGAGGGAGTGGGTGACCACGCCTGCGAGTACATGACCGGCGGACGGGTGGTGGTGCTGGGACTCACCGGCCGCAACTTCGCCGCTGGAATGTCCGGAGGCATCGCCTTCGTGCTCGGGCTGGATCCGTCGAAGGTCAACACCGCCATGGTCGAACTGCAGCGGCCCGAACCAGACGATCTGGTCTGGCTGCGCGACGCGGTGACGCACCACGCCCGCTACACCGGCAGCACACTGGCACGCTCGGTGCTGTCCGACTGGCCAAGGCGCAGTTCGCAGTTCACCAAGATCATGCCGACGGACTATCAGAAGGTGCTGGAAGCGACCAGGATGGCCAAGGCAGAAGGGCGCGACGTGGACACCGCGATCATGGAGGCGACCCGTGGCTGA
- a CDS encoding glutamate synthase subunit beta produces the protein MADPTGFLRVPKIEAAKRPVDERVGDWNEVYESQDPQQRAGEVAQQARRCMDCGIPFCHSGTAGCPLGNLIPEWNDLVRRGRWDAASERLHATNNFPEFTGRLCPAPCEAACVLSIAEDQTGGSVTIKRIENTIVDTAWRLGIVEAQSAAIGTGKNVAVVGSGPAGLAAAQQLTRAGHHVTVYERDDRLGGLLRYGIPEYKLEKATLNQRLSQMRAEGTRFVTDCEVGVDVSVEELRHRFDAVVLAVGALRGRDNTVEGRQLRGVHLAMEHLVPANRECEGDGPSRITAKGKHVVIIGGGDTGADCLGTAHRQGAVSVTQLDYNPQPPDVRDDAQSPWPTWPLVLRTSPAHAEGGAVHYEVAVQRFVGDEEGHVRAMEIAEVKVERVDGRRIISPVGQPFQIPCDLALLAIGFEGVEHMPLLTDLGIELSKRGAISCGSDWQTSAPGVFVCGDAHRGASLVVWAIAEGRAAAHAVDTYLMGDSDLPEPVRPNQLPLAVV, from the coding sequence GTGGCTGACCCGACCGGCTTCCTGAGAGTCCCGAAGATCGAGGCCGCCAAGCGGCCCGTCGACGAACGCGTCGGCGACTGGAACGAGGTCTACGAGTCGCAGGACCCGCAGCAGCGGGCCGGTGAGGTGGCTCAACAGGCCCGCCGTTGCATGGACTGCGGTATTCCCTTCTGTCACTCCGGCACTGCGGGGTGCCCGCTGGGCAATCTCATCCCGGAATGGAACGACCTGGTCCGGCGCGGTCGCTGGGATGCGGCCAGTGAACGTCTGCACGCCACCAACAATTTCCCGGAGTTCACCGGTCGGCTGTGTCCGGCGCCGTGCGAGGCGGCCTGCGTGCTCTCGATCGCCGAGGACCAGACCGGTGGCAGCGTCACCATCAAGCGCATCGAGAACACCATCGTCGACACCGCCTGGCGGCTGGGCATCGTCGAAGCCCAGTCGGCCGCGATCGGCACCGGCAAGAACGTAGCCGTGGTCGGCTCGGGTCCCGCCGGCCTGGCCGCCGCCCAGCAGCTGACTAGGGCCGGTCATCACGTCACGGTCTACGAGCGCGACGACCGACTCGGCGGGCTGCTGCGCTATGGCATCCCCGAGTACAAGTTGGAGAAGGCGACGCTCAACCAGAGACTGTCCCAGATGCGTGCGGAGGGAACACGTTTCGTCACTGACTGCGAGGTTGGCGTGGACGTCTCGGTCGAGGAACTGCGGCACCGGTTCGACGCCGTCGTACTCGCGGTCGGTGCGCTGCGCGGTCGCGACAACACCGTCGAAGGGCGCCAGCTGCGGGGTGTCCATCTGGCGATGGAGCACCTGGTGCCCGCCAACCGGGAATGCGAGGGCGACGGCCCGTCCCGCATTACGGCCAAGGGCAAGCACGTGGTGATCATCGGCGGTGGTGACACCGGTGCCGACTGCCTGGGCACCGCGCACCGCCAGGGGGCGGTCTCGGTGACCCAACTCGACTACAACCCACAGCCGCCGGATGTCCGCGACGACGCCCAGTCGCCGTGGCCCACCTGGCCGCTGGTGCTGCGAACCTCACCCGCCCACGCCGAAGGCGGCGCAGTGCACTACGAGGTTGCGGTCCAGCGCTTCGTCGGCGACGAGGAAGGCCACGTCCGGGCCATGGAGATCGCCGAGGTGAAGGTCGAGCGGGTCGACGGCCGCCGGATCATCTCCCCGGTGGGCCAGCCATTCCAAATCCCTTGCGATCTGGCGTTGTTGGCCATCGGGTTCGAGGGCGTCGAGCACATGCCACTGCTCACCGATCTCGGAATCGAGCTGAGTAAACGCGGTGCCATCTCGTGCGGATCTGATTGGCAGACTTCGGCTCCCGGCGTCTTCGTCTGCGGTGACGCCCATCGCGGTGCCTCGTTGGTGGTGTGGGCGATCGCCGAGGGTCGCGCTGCGGCGCATGCCGTTGACACCTACCTGATGGGGGATTCGGACCTGCCTGAACCGGTACGGCCGAATCAGTTGCCACTGGCGGTCGTCTGA
- a CDS encoding acyl-CoA thioesterase II, producing MANADLDDLLAILDLSALGDDVFSGAHPRKNPVRTFGGQLMAQAFVAATRTLVHDLPPSALSVHFIAGGDPAADIEFHVVRLRDERRFANRRVDAIQDGKLLATALVSYLAGGRGLEHNTEMPADLPDPATLPTIDELLVGYEEVVPHFVTALRPIEWRYTNDPAWVMRDKGGQLAHNRVWLKADGVMPEDPTLHTAAMVYSSDTTVLDSIITTHGLSWGWDRIFAVTINHSIWFHRQVDFSEWVLYSTGSPVAAESRGLGAGHFFNRAGQVVATVVQEGIVKHFPSNP from the coding sequence TTGGCCAACGCGGACCTTGACGACCTGCTGGCCATTCTCGACCTCTCTGCCCTCGGTGACGACGTGTTCTCCGGGGCTCATCCGCGCAAGAACCCGGTGCGGACCTTCGGCGGTCAACTGATGGCGCAGGCCTTCGTCGCCGCGACCAGGACCCTGGTACATGACCTGCCGCCCAGCGCGCTGTCGGTGCATTTCATCGCCGGCGGCGACCCGGCCGCCGACATCGAGTTCCACGTCGTCCGGCTGCGCGACGAGCGTCGCTTCGCCAACCGGCGCGTCGACGCCATCCAGGACGGCAAGCTGCTGGCCACCGCCCTGGTGTCCTATCTCGCCGGCGGGCGCGGGCTGGAGCACAACACCGAGATGCCTGCCGATCTGCCCGACCCGGCAACCCTGCCGACGATCGACGAGCTGCTGGTCGGCTACGAGGAGGTTGTGCCCCATTTCGTCACCGCGCTGCGGCCGATCGAGTGGCGCTACACCAACGATCCCGCCTGGGTGATGCGCGACAAGGGCGGTCAGCTGGCCCACAACCGGGTCTGGCTCAAGGCCGACGGGGTGATGCCCGAGGACCCGACGCTGCATACCGCCGCGATGGTGTACTCCTCGGACACCACGGTGCTCGACTCGATCATCACCACACATGGCCTGTCCTGGGGATGGGACCGGATCTTCGCCGTCACCATCAATCATTCGATCTGGTTCCACCGGCAGGTCGACTTCTCCGAATGGGTGTTGTACTCGACGGGTTCGCCGGTGGCCGCAGAGTCCCGCGGGCTCGGCGCCGGACACTTCTTCAACCGCGCCGGCCAGGTGGTGGCGACGGTTGTCCAGGAGGGAATCGTCAAACACTTCCCCAGTAATCCCTGA
- a CDS encoding DUF4190 domain-containing protein has translation MTEPSNTPQQPAPPPYPYPYPYPTGPYQGYPPPPPQPYAGYGPPPVAPRNGLGVAALVTAIVALVSSFTVAGGVVLGIVAVIIGFAARGRVKRGEANNGGIALAGVVLGFVAIIVGLVFIVIYVNALKDTGVGDYFDCLSKAGPDKTAQRLCENEFRQSVENQFSVTLTPTP, from the coding sequence ATGACTGAGCCCTCCAACACGCCTCAGCAACCGGCTCCGCCGCCCTACCCCTACCCGTACCCCTACCCGACCGGGCCTTACCAGGGCTATCCACCGCCGCCGCCGCAGCCGTACGCGGGCTACGGGCCGCCTCCGGTCGCTCCGCGTAACGGGCTGGGCGTCGCGGCGCTGGTGACCGCGATCGTCGCGCTGGTGTCGTCGTTCACCGTCGCCGGTGGTGTCGTCCTGGGCATCGTGGCCGTCATCATCGGGTTCGCCGCGCGGGGCCGCGTCAAGCGTGGTGAAGCGAACAATGGCGGTATCGCACTGGCCGGCGTGGTCCTCGGATTCGTCGCCATCATCGTCGGCCTGGTCTTCATCGTCATCTATGTCAACGCGTTGAAGGACACCGGTGTCGGCGACTATTTCGACTGCCTGAGCAAGGCCGGCCCGGACAAGACCGCTCAGCGGCTCTGCGAGAACGAGTTCCGCCAGTCGGTGGAGAACCAGTTCAGCGTGACGCTGACGCCGACGCCATAG